The Gemmatimonadota bacterium genome window below encodes:
- a CDS encoding DUF6152 family protein produces MRWVFASMALVALAAGLLLISSTPSAAHHAFGAEFDPDAPIRLEGPVVRLEWVNPHSWIHLEVTTEDGTKEVWMVEGGTPNVLQRRGLRRDCLPIGTVLIVDGYQARDHSLRRANARDVTFTDGRTFFVGSLGTGAPYEGAQPAASSGAC; encoded by the coding sequence ATGAGATGGGTCTTCGCGAGCATGGCCCTGGTGGCGTTGGCTGCCGGCCTCCTCCTGATCAGTTCGACACCCTCGGCGGCGCACCACGCCTTCGGGGCCGAGTTCGATCCCGATGCGCCGATCCGGCTCGAAGGGCCGGTGGTCCGGCTCGAGTGGGTGAATCCCCATTCCTGGATTCACCTCGAGGTGACCACCGAGGACGGAACGAAGGAAGTCTGGATGGTCGAGGGCGGGACGCCGAACGTCCTCCAGCGGCGCGGGCTCCGGAGGGACTGCCTCCCGATCGGGACAGTCCTCATCGTGGACGGCTACCAGGCGCGCGACCACTCCCTCCGCCGGGCCAACGCGCGCGACGTGACCTTCACGGACGGTCGGACCTTCTTCGTCGGATCACTCGGCACCGGTGCCCCGTACGAGGGGGCTCAGCCGGCGGCGAGCAGCGGAGCCTGCTGA
- a CDS encoding serine hydrolase domain-containing protein, producing the protein MRNRMIRLLTVGLVTFASACLGSAGEAPSPPVTRGEAAFGPPDSLILWRGDRQVAAYRNLPEIFPTRTIEAGSDPLPLPSRSADFSSFSFEAGGETYDLDRFIEDTRIAGLLVLKNGEIALERYALGNTAASLWVSYSISKSVVSLLMGAALRDGYIRDLEDSVADYLPVLEGTVYEAVTLRDALQMASGVEWTDGYNALDTNFNRSLTMPTLEQLHGLGARERVAAPGARFNYNSAETHLLGTVLRAAIGNNLATYLSQKIWRPLGMEADGNWMLVEPDGGEHGGCCFSATLRDYGRLGLFAMRGGVLPTGEQVLADGWMEASLTPSQANPGYGYLWWLRGEGAFAAIGIFGQVIWVDPAEDLVIVTHGAWPQASALYGRVYAFAEAVREAL; encoded by the coding sequence ATGCGCAACCGGATGATCCGACTGCTTACCGTCGGTCTCGTCACTTTTGCCTCGGCCTGCCTGGGATCGGCGGGGGAGGCACCCTCGCCCCCGGTGACTCGCGGCGAGGCGGCATTCGGGCCACCCGACAGTCTCATCCTGTGGCGGGGAGACCGTCAGGTCGCGGCCTACCGCAACCTTCCCGAAATCTTTCCTACGCGGACTATCGAGGCCGGAAGCGACCCGCTCCCCCTCCCCTCCCGTTCGGCCGACTTCTCCTCTTTCTCCTTCGAAGCGGGCGGAGAGACTTACGACCTCGACCGCTTCATCGAGGACACGAGGATCGCCGGCCTGCTCGTGCTGAAGAACGGGGAAATCGCCCTCGAGCGTTACGCCCTGGGCAATACCGCCGCGAGCCTCTGGGTCTCGTATTCGATTTCCAAGTCCGTCGTTTCCCTCCTCATGGGGGCGGCCCTCCGCGACGGTTACATCCGGGACCTCGAAGATTCCGTCGCCGATTACCTCCCGGTGCTGGAGGGAACGGTTTACGAGGCGGTCACCCTCCGGGACGCGCTCCAGATGGCCTCCGGGGTCGAGTGGACGGACGGCTACAATGCGCTCGACACGAATTTCAACCGCTCCCTTACGATGCCGACGCTGGAACAGCTGCATGGGCTAGGCGCGCGGGAGCGGGTCGCCGCGCCCGGAGCGCGCTTCAATTACAACAGCGCCGAGACGCACCTCCTCGGAACGGTGCTCAGAGCCGCGATCGGAAACAACCTCGCCACCTATCTCTCGCAGAAGATCTGGCGTCCATTGGGAATGGAGGCAGACGGCAACTGGATGCTGGTCGAGCCGGACGGGGGCGAACACGGAGGTTGTTGTTTCAGCGCGACCCTGAGGGACTACGGGCGCCTGGGACTCTTCGCCATGCGCGGCGGCGTCCTCCCGACCGGCGAGCAGGTGCTCGCGGATGGATGGATGGAGGCATCGCTGACGCCGTCACAGGCGAACCCCGGGTACGGCTACCTCTGGTGGCTCCGCGGAGAGGGCGCCTTCGCCGCGATCGGGATCTTCGGACAGGTGATCTGGGTGGATCCCGCCGAGGACCTCGTGATCGTGACCCACGGAGCCTGGCCGCAGGCATCCGCCCTCTATGGTCGCGTTTACGCCTTCGCCGAGGCCGTGAGAGAGGCGCTATGA
- a CDS encoding von Willebrand factor type A domain-containing protein produces MKPVIRAGTMLLLLLLAFVTRGATHPSALGEEVTFAGRVLNDASGDPVTGAQVSIPGTRLGTVTGSAGEYALTVPRDVVPATGVTLRVMRLGFQVAEFVVVADDAFVSTDLRIKPTVLALQEIVATGQVDPVTGVRSPMEVRASVAAVGSGAAVGSTDFRDRIGALPPPPDRDWNREQYDHIVENVFLDPIGNPLSTFSIDVDRASYSNVRRFLHEGRLPPVDAVRLEELVNYFPYEYERPEGDEPFAVTTELGRAPWRDGHLLLRIGIASPAIETESLPPNNLVFLLDVSGSMNSPDKLPLVKRSLRLLVNELRPDDRVAIVVYAGAAGLVLPSTPGARKSEILEAIERMEAGGSTAGGAGLRLAYEVAREYHMESGNNRIILATDGDFNVGESSDSEMIRLVEERRSQGTYLTVLGFGTGNLQSEKMQKLAQHGNGNYAYIDSLLEARKVLVSEMGGTLLTVAQDVKLQIEFNPERVQGYRLIGYENRLLAAEDFNDDARDAGELGAGHTVTALYEIVPVGVESEVEIGGTDPLRYRDPASVARTSEGAEVAFVRVRYKLPGEDESSLLEHPVGPRVSRPSADFNFAAAVAGFGMILRDSEHRGSATSDQLLTLARNGLGEDRDGYRVEFVRVMERYQVIAGEREAGPDEPSGRF; encoded by the coding sequence ATGAAACCCGTGATCCGAGCCGGTACCATGCTTCTCCTTCTCCTCCTCGCCTTCGTTACGCGGGGCGCGACCCATCCATCCGCCCTCGGCGAAGAGGTGACCTTCGCCGGCCGCGTCCTGAACGACGCTTCCGGGGACCCGGTCACCGGCGCTCAGGTGTCGATCCCAGGCACTCGGCTTGGGACGGTCACCGGCTCCGCCGGCGAATACGCACTCACGGTGCCTCGCGATGTCGTCCCTGCCACCGGCGTGACCCTTCGGGTGATGCGGCTCGGATTCCAGGTGGCCGAGTTCGTCGTCGTGGCGGACGACGCATTCGTCTCCACCGACCTGAGGATCAAGCCCACCGTCCTCGCGCTCCAGGAAATCGTGGCGACCGGACAGGTGGATCCGGTCACGGGCGTCCGGTCGCCGATGGAGGTGCGCGCCTCCGTCGCCGCCGTGGGGTCGGGCGCGGCGGTCGGTTCGACGGACTTCCGTGATCGGATCGGCGCCCTGCCGCCTCCGCCCGACCGCGATTGGAATCGCGAGCAGTACGACCACATCGTGGAGAACGTCTTCCTCGATCCCATTGGAAATCCCCTTTCGACCTTCTCCATCGACGTGGATCGGGCGTCTTACAGCAATGTGCGGCGCTTCCTGCACGAGGGGCGGCTCCCGCCGGTAGACGCGGTCCGGCTCGAGGAGCTCGTCAACTACTTCCCCTACGAATACGAGCGTCCGGAGGGTGACGAACCCTTCGCGGTGACGACGGAGCTGGGCCGGGCGCCCTGGCGCGACGGACACCTCCTGCTTCGGATCGGCATCGCTAGCCCGGCGATCGAAACGGAGTCCCTTCCCCCGAACAACCTCGTCTTCCTCCTCGACGTCTCGGGTTCGATGAACTCGCCGGACAAGCTTCCGTTGGTGAAACGGTCCCTCCGACTTCTGGTGAACGAGCTTCGCCCCGACGACCGTGTCGCGATCGTCGTGTACGCGGGAGCGGCCGGACTCGTCCTCCCTTCGACGCCCGGGGCCAGGAAGAGCGAGATTCTCGAAGCGATCGAGCGGATGGAGGCGGGCGGCTCCACGGCTGGCGGCGCGGGGCTCAGGCTCGCCTACGAGGTGGCGCGAGAATACCACATGGAGAGCGGCAACAACCGGATCATCCTCGCCACCGATGGCGACTTCAACGTCGGCGAGTCGAGCGACTCCGAAATGATCCGCCTCGTCGAGGAGCGGCGGAGCCAGGGGACCTACCTGACCGTCCTCGGCTTCGGGACGGGAAACCTGCAGAGCGAGAAGATGCAGAAGCTCGCGCAGCACGGGAACGGAAATTACGCCTACATCGACTCACTGCTTGAGGCGCGGAAGGTGCTTGTCAGTGAGATGGGCGGAACGCTCCTCACCGTCGCACAGGACGTGAAGCTCCAGATCGAGTTCAATCCGGAGCGAGTCCAGGGGTATCGCCTCATCGGGTATGAAAACCGCCTTCTCGCCGCGGAAGACTTCAACGACGACGCGCGTGACGCGGGCGAGCTCGGTGCGGGGCACACCGTGACCGCGCTCTACGAGATCGTTCCGGTGGGTGTGGAAAGCGAGGTCGAGATTGGGGGAACCGATCCCTTGCGTTACCGCGATCCGGCGAGCGTCGCGCGAACGTCGGAAGGCGCGGAAGTCGCCTTTGTCCGGGTCCGTTACAAGTTGCCGGGCGAAGACGAGAGCTCTCTCCTCGAGCATCCGGTGGGTCCCCGGGTGAGCCGGCCGTCCGCCGACTTCAACTTCGCGGCGGCCGTCGCCGGATTCGGGATGATCCTCAGGGATTCCGAGCACCGCGGATCGGCGACTTCCGATCAGCTCCTCACCCTGGCGCGGAATGGCTTGGGAGAGGACCGCGACGGGTATCGCGTGGAGTTCGTTCGGGTGATGGAGCGCTACCAGGTCATCGCCGGGGAGCGGGAAGCGGGGCCGGACGAGCCGTCGGGGCGCTTCTAA
- a CDS encoding sigma-70 family RNA polymerase sigma factor, with product MKTDWETVYRASYQDVVRFLARKIWDEDRAEELAQEAFLRALGQEPENPRAWIFHVAGNLARDEARAVVRRKKHLALLRTETEGASEASPTPVAELEAREESERVRQALEGLAERDRDILLLWDAGLSYAEIAEQTGLAAGAVGTTLARARKRLVESHDSIGGTHAALG from the coding sequence GTGAAGACCGACTGGGAAACGGTGTACCGGGCTTCGTACCAGGACGTCGTGCGTTTTCTCGCGCGGAAGATCTGGGACGAGGACCGGGCCGAAGAGCTCGCCCAGGAAGCGTTCCTGAGGGCGCTCGGCCAGGAGCCCGAAAACCCCCGGGCGTGGATCTTCCACGTCGCGGGGAATCTCGCGCGCGACGAGGCCCGCGCGGTGGTCCGGCGGAAGAAGCATCTCGCCCTCCTCCGGACCGAGACCGAAGGAGCGAGTGAGGCTTCGCCCACGCCGGTGGCCGAGCTCGAAGCCCGCGAAGAATCCGAGCGGGTGCGGCAGGCCCTCGAGGGACTCGCCGAGAGGGACCGCGACATTTTGCTCCTCTGGGACGCCGGGCTCAGTTACGCGGAGATCGCCGAGCAGACGGGACTCGCCGCGGGCGCGGTGGGCACGACGTTGGCACGAGCGCGGAAACGGCTCGTCGAATCGCACGATTCCATCGGGGGAACCCATGCAGCACTTGGATGA
- a CDS encoding Rdx family protein, with the protein MRPSPTPGASTVSIESCTRCRRVRRASWYAQGLLTFFQGELCEIAGDSPGSLPGVFEVRNVRVL; encoded by the coding sequence GTGCGTCCATCCCCCACTCCCGGAGCTTCGACAGTTTCGATCGAAAGCTGCACTCGGTGCCGCCGGGTCCGTCGCGCTTCCTGGTATGCCCAGGGGCTCCTCACGTTCTTTCAGGGCGAGCTTTGCGAAATTGCGGGGGATTCCCCGGGCTCTCTCCCGGGGGTCTTCGAAGTGAGGAACGTTAGGGTCCTGTAA
- a CDS encoding HupE/UreJ family protein, with protein MAGEDGRARVAACALTLVALALFPEGAAAHGVAQDDAAFFLSNDGPAIGPFMYLGAKHMFTGYDHLLFLVGVLFFLYRLRDVVGYVSLFTIGHSVTLLAGVLGGIRADPHVVDAIIGLSVAYKAFDNMDGFGRFFGRQPNTKAAVLVFGLFHGFGLATTLQDYTLSEDGLITNMLSFNVGVELGQIFALLGVLIVLSYWRTREGFLRHAFVTNTLLMAGGFLLMGYQIAGIFLAAS; from the coding sequence ATGGCGGGAGAGGATGGTCGAGCCAGGGTCGCGGCGTGCGCACTCACGCTGGTCGCTTTGGCCCTGTTCCCCGAAGGAGCGGCGGCGCACGGCGTCGCGCAGGACGACGCAGCTTTCTTCCTTTCAAACGACGGTCCCGCGATCGGGCCGTTCATGTATCTCGGTGCCAAGCACATGTTCACCGGATACGACCATCTCCTCTTCCTAGTCGGCGTCCTCTTTTTCCTTTACCGACTGAGGGACGTGGTCGGATACGTGAGCCTCTTCACGATCGGTCACAGCGTGACCCTCCTGGCCGGAGTGCTCGGGGGGATTCGCGCCGATCCCCACGTCGTGGACGCCATTATCGGGCTTTCCGTGGCGTACAAGGCCTTCGACAACATGGATGGATTCGGAAGATTCTTCGGCCGCCAACCCAACACGAAGGCCGCGGTGCTCGTGTTCGGGCTTTTCCACGGCTTCGGACTCGCGACGACACTTCAGGACTACACACTTTCCGAAGACGGGCTGATCACGAACATGCTGAGCTTCAACGTGGGTGTGGAGCTCGGGCAGATCTTCGCGCTTCTGGGTGTATTGATCGTGTTGAGCTACTGGAGGACACGCGAGGGTTTCTTGAGGCACGCCTTTGTCACGAACACTCTTCTCATGGCGGGGGGATTCCTTCTGATGGGGTATCAGATCGCGGGAATTTTCCTGGCCGCGTCATGA
- a CDS encoding carboxypeptidase-like regulatory domain-containing protein has product MQHLDEGTLHAWLDRDRSGLTSAEFAEIAAHLGACPACARRLDEARSLAGRSAAILAGAAPSVVPPAFSEIQARAAGVGGAASAPRRRPWIPLGWAASIALALGLGWFGRGLVPGGEAAGGSGAPGAEGARLAAAPAESAPPGVEIALPAPTEPRVEAAAPALLPSQARVALAEEAAAWTEDRVADAAPTDLTIAPTVFDGDAARADQGAISDLPPPRATSGSLALRGRVTNPDGEPLAAVQVYVPGTGTGAVTDSDGSFALDLPASLRDTAEPIRLTAQRLGYRVAQLDLAAANDSVWADVELEPALLALQEIVATGLVDPVEGARSPISIAPVTRETMPVAVAGNPVENLQGGIADVQINLNNGERIPVAVSSWIPADLDEAARTFGAPIVFVPDLPVVEVEIGRLDGARAVRVVQEHPYGLLTLVQVRAAESTEPGSAALATGTVTLIVGEMRITGAGSLPADTVRALLEHIR; this is encoded by the coding sequence ATGCAGCACTTGGATGAAGGGACGCTTCACGCCTGGCTCGACCGGGACCGGTCGGGACTTACATCGGCCGAATTCGCCGAGATCGCGGCGCACCTCGGTGCCTGCCCGGCCTGTGCCCGCCGTCTGGACGAGGCGCGTAGCCTCGCAGGGCGCTCGGCGGCCATCCTTGCCGGAGCGGCGCCCTCCGTGGTGCCGCCCGCCTTTTCGGAGATTCAGGCGCGGGCGGCCGGCGTTGGGGGCGCGGCGTCAGCTCCGCGCCGGCGCCCCTGGATCCCCCTTGGGTGGGCGGCGAGCATCGCGCTCGCACTGGGGCTCGGGTGGTTTGGCCGGGGGTTGGTTCCAGGGGGAGAAGCGGCCGGCGGGTCCGGAGCCCCGGGGGCCGAGGGAGCGCGTCTGGCCGCAGCCCCCGCCGAGTCGGCCCCCCCCGGCGTCGAAATCGCCCTGCCGGCGCCCACCGAGCCCCGAGTGGAAGCCGCCGCGCCCGCACTACTTCCCTCTCAGGCGCGGGTGGCCCTTGCTGAAGAGGCGGCGGCCTGGACCGAGGATCGGGTGGCGGACGCCGCTCCCACCGACCTCACCATCGCGCCGACGGTCTTCGATGGCGACGCCGCGCGCGCCGACCAGGGGGCGATCTCCGACCTCCCGCCTCCTCGGGCTACGTCGGGTTCGCTCGCCCTCCGCGGGCGGGTGACGAATCCGGACGGCGAACCCCTCGCCGCCGTTCAGGTCTACGTCCCGGGCACGGGAACCGGGGCGGTGACCGATTCGGACGGCTCCTTCGCTCTGGACCTCCCCGCTTCGCTACGGGACACCGCGGAACCGATCCGACTCACCGCCCAGCGCCTGGGCTACCGCGTCGCCCAGCTCGACTTGGCGGCCGCGAACGACTCGGTCTGGGCCGACGTCGAGCTAGAGCCGGCGTTGCTCGCCCTCCAGGAGATCGTGGCCACCGGGCTCGTGGACCCCGTTGAAGGCGCCCGATCGCCGATTTCCATCGCCCCCGTGACGCGGGAGACGATGCCGGTGGCGGTGGCGGGGAACCCGGTAGAGAACCTCCAGGGGGGGATCGCCGACGTACAAATCAACCTCAACAACGGGGAGCGGATCCCGGTGGCCGTGTCATCCTGGATTCCCGCGGACCTCGACGAGGCGGCCCGGACCTTTGGCGCCCCCATCGTCTTCGTCCCGGACCTTCCGGTGGTCGAGGTGGAGATCGGCCGGCTGGACGGCGCTCGAGCGGTCCGCGTGGTCCAGGAGCATCCCTACGGCTTGTTGACTCTCGTCCAGGTGCGAGCGGCCGAGTCGACCGAGCCGGGTTCGGCCGCTCTCGCGACCGGGACGGTCACGCTGATCGTCGGAGAAATGCGGATTACGGGCGCCGGGTCCCTCCCCGCGGACACCGTACGAGCGCTCCTCGAGCACATCCGTTAG
- a CDS encoding cytochrome c peroxidase produces the protein MRRSPSLTLPLAIALLAVALSAAPAADAFPDDSAPAITPEELGRLLFWDPILSGPMDVACATCHHPDLAYTDGRDLSLGTESVGLGPTRTRAPGSAIPVVPRNAPTLLNAAMNGLDDRVGRGPQGQRDEFGQIAAAMVELRPERAPMFWDSRVRSLEAQALEPLKVREEMRGDAFSEDVAVDSVVARLRAIPEYVALFQEAFPSEIVVTADQVARAIAAFERTLVAVDSPFDRYQAGELGALTEQERRGLGAFDDARCTQCHDGPMLSDFDLHAEGVAENPLLAAPDEGGRRFRFRTPSLRNVALTAPYMHNGMLATLEDVLAFYDRGQSENPNVGNRRNRGDDDAGNSGVRLATLDGDFRRVRNMNDREMADIIAFLGALTDPGFDRTIPGRVPSGLPPGGAIASRD, from the coding sequence ATGAGACGGTCACCCTCCCTCACGCTCCCGCTCGCGATTGCCTTGCTCGCGGTGGCCCTCTCCGCGGCTCCCGCCGCGGATGCCTTCCCCGACGACTCCGCGCCCGCCATCACTCCCGAAGAGCTCGGCCGCCTCCTTTTCTGGGATCCGATCCTCTCGGGTCCGATGGACGTAGCCTGCGCCACCTGCCACCACCCCGATCTCGCTTACACGGACGGGAGGGACCTCTCCCTCGGCACCGAGTCCGTTGGCTTGGGTCCGACCCGGACCCGTGCGCCGGGAAGCGCGATTCCTGTGGTCCCGCGAAACGCGCCCACTCTCCTCAACGCGGCGATGAACGGGCTCGACGATCGCGTGGGCCGAGGCCCGCAGGGGCAACGGGACGAGTTCGGCCAGATCGCAGCCGCCATGGTCGAGCTGAGGCCCGAGCGAGCGCCGATGTTCTGGGACAGTCGCGTACGGAGCCTCGAGGCCCAAGCCCTGGAACCGCTCAAGGTCCGGGAAGAGATGCGGGGTGACGCCTTTTCCGAGGACGTCGCCGTGGATTCGGTCGTCGCACGGCTGCGGGCCATCCCCGAGTACGTCGCCCTTTTCCAGGAGGCGTTTCCCTCGGAGATCGTGGTCACCGCCGACCAGGTCGCACGGGCCATCGCCGCCTTCGAGCGCACCCTGGTAGCCGTAGACTCTCCGTTCGACCGCTACCAGGCCGGTGAACTCGGCGCCCTGACCGAACAGGAGCGCCGCGGACTCGGGGCCTTCGACGACGCGCGGTGCACCCAGTGCCACGACGGTCCGATGCTCTCCGACTTCGATCTGCATGCCGAGGGTGTGGCGGAAAATCCGCTGCTGGCCGCTCCCGACGAAGGCGGCCGTCGTTTCCGCTTTCGAACGCCGTCGCTCAGAAACGTCGCCCTGACCGCGCCTTACATGCACAACGGGATGCTCGCCACGCTCGAGGACGTGCTCGCCTTTTACGACCGGGGACAGTCGGAAAATCCGAACGTCGGGAACCGACGGAACCGCGGCGACGACGATGCAGGCAACTCCGGCGTGCGGCTCGCCACGCTGGATGGTGATTTCCGCCGCGTGCGCAACATGAACGACCGCGAGATGGCGGACATCATCGCCTTCCTGGGCGCCCTCACCGATCCCGGATTCGACCGCACGATCCCCGGGCGGGTCCCGAGTGGGCTTCCGCCGGGCGGAGCCATCGCGTCGCGGGACTGA
- a CDS encoding GspE/PulE family protein has protein sequence MKLGQLLVRKGKLDSEALRAVLAKSESEKCWLGETLVRMGLVSKRDILDALQTQPEFVYDLTTLLQVDPEVARVLPQRVAERIPALVVARVGEELTVAMDDPLDFGATGRLQALTGARIVPVLADRADLFTAIRFHHSHESASTAVVPSEREMPTLLSPGRSRTADSMAEKGELGALVLSPDEEALLPAELLAGVSGESGEGLPSAVHLQNLILHEALRERASDIHIEPQADHLVIRNRVDGRLVESQVMPKWMHAGLVSRFKVLAEMDVSERRLPQDGRCRVNVDGREIDLRVSTLPTLAGEKMVLRILDRHTQLMELEELALEPRQLELVKGLLTHPQGMILVVGPTGSGKTTTLYSLLQRIDTDSLNVVTIEDPIEYQLPGITQVPIRDKIELTFAKVLRSVLRQDPDVILVGEIRDEETAEIAARASVTGHLLFSTLHTNSAVSTVVRLLDLGVTPFMLSSSLLAIISQRLVRRLCHHCAALARPDPAVLRSLHLPVDGQRYLAPSGCAECQGRGYHGRVPIFEILSVTDRFREGVVRGASQGELTRLAEEGGMQTLWEAGMAKVRQGLTSLDEIARAVRETGAPEVSRDARSADAESSRIASPATPALGAGPAPGIVPPNGVAETG, from the coding sequence GTGAAGCTCGGCCAACTTCTCGTCCGGAAAGGCAAGCTGGACTCAGAGGCGCTTCGCGCCGTCCTAGCAAAGTCGGAGAGCGAGAAGTGCTGGCTGGGTGAAACGTTGGTCCGAATGGGCCTGGTCTCGAAGCGGGACATCCTCGACGCCCTCCAGACCCAACCTGAGTTCGTCTACGATCTCACCACCCTTCTGCAGGTGGACCCCGAGGTCGCCCGTGTTCTTCCCCAGCGAGTCGCCGAGCGGATTCCGGCCCTCGTCGTCGCCCGAGTGGGGGAGGAGCTCACCGTGGCGATGGACGATCCCCTCGACTTCGGGGCCACGGGCCGACTCCAGGCCCTCACCGGCGCTCGGATCGTCCCGGTGCTCGCCGACCGAGCCGATCTTTTCACCGCTATTCGCTTCCACCATTCCCACGAGTCCGCTTCGACCGCTGTAGTGCCCTCGGAACGGGAAATGCCCACGCTCCTTTCGCCTGGGCGCTCCCGGACGGCGGATTCGATGGCGGAAAAGGGTGAACTGGGCGCCCTCGTGCTCTCCCCGGATGAGGAGGCGCTCCTCCCGGCCGAGCTCCTTGCGGGCGTCTCTGGCGAGTCCGGTGAAGGACTCCCCAGCGCGGTTCATCTCCAGAATCTGATTCTCCACGAAGCACTGCGGGAGCGTGCCTCCGACATCCATATCGAGCCCCAGGCGGACCACCTCGTGATTCGCAACCGGGTGGATGGGCGCTTGGTCGAAAGCCAGGTGATGCCCAAGTGGATGCACGCCGGGCTCGTGTCCCGGTTCAAGGTCCTGGCTGAAATGGACGTGAGCGAACGCCGTCTCCCCCAGGACGGACGATGCCGGGTGAACGTGGACGGGAGAGAGATCGACTTGAGGGTTTCGACGCTCCCGACGCTCGCGGGAGAAAAGATGGTCCTTCGCATCCTCGACAGGCACACGCAGCTGATGGAGCTCGAGGAGTTGGCGCTCGAGCCTCGTCAGTTGGAGCTCGTGAAGGGACTCCTGACGCATCCCCAGGGGATGATTTTGGTCGTCGGTCCGACCGGCTCGGGGAAGACGACGACTCTCTACTCACTTCTCCAGCGGATCGACACCGACAGCCTGAATGTCGTGACAATCGAGGACCCCATCGAATACCAGCTCCCGGGAATCACGCAGGTCCCCATCCGGGACAAAATCGAGCTCACCTTCGCTAAGGTCCTCCGTTCCGTCCTCCGCCAGGACCCGGACGTGATCCTCGTCGGGGAGATCCGTGACGAGGAGACGGCGGAGATCGCAGCCCGCGCGTCGGTCACGGGCCACCTCCTTTTTTCGACGCTCCACACGAACAGTGCGGTCAGCACCGTGGTGCGGCTCCTCGATCTCGGCGTGACCCCGTTCATGTTGAGCTCCTCGCTCTTGGCGATCATCTCCCAGCGGCTGGTTCGGCGGCTCTGCCATCACTGCGCGGCGCTTGCCCGTCCCGATCCGGCCGTCCTTCGTTCCCTCCATCTCCCCGTGGATGGACAGCGTTACCTGGCCCCGAGTGGTTGTGCCGAGTGCCAGGGGCGGGGATACCACGGGCGCGTTCCGATCTTCGAGATCCTGAGTGTGACGGATCGTTTCCGCGAAGGGGTCGTGCGAGGAGCGAGCCAGGGTGAGCTCACGCGGCTCGCGGAAGAGGGGGGAATGCAGACGCTCTGGGAAGCGGGGATGGCGAAGGTTCGCCAAGGCCTCACGAGCCTCGACGAGATCGCGCGAGCGGTCCGGGAGACGGGTGCGCCGGAGGTGTCCCGGGACGCCAGGTCCGCTGATGCGGAGAGTTCCCGGATTGCATCGCCGGCTACCCCGGCGCTCGGCGCCGGGCCAGCGCCCGGAATCGTTCCCCCCAACGGCGTGGCCGAGACCGGATGA
- a CDS encoding PGPGW domain-containing protein, producing MKTQRGGVSGTIRASCRALKEGEPGRRFRDAHKQRRERRTSGEGEWPWAIAAVGALLVVGGLAIGWLPGPGGFISIVGVGLLATEFRTFAALLDRTEVALRRLWCRMWDEGSATGRALVVLGAVTFMAGAAVVAGRLFTR from the coding sequence ATGAAGACTCAGAGAGGCGGCGTCTCGGGCACGATTCGCGCAAGTTGTCGTGCGCTGAAGGAAGGCGAACCCGGAAGGCGGTTCCGAGACGCTCACAAACAGCGCAGGGAACGCCGGACGTCGGGCGAAGGGGAATGGCCCTGGGCCATCGCCGCCGTGGGGGCGTTGCTCGTTGTCGGCGGCCTGGCTATCGGATGGCTTCCCGGCCCCGGCGGCTTCATCTCCATCGTGGGGGTCGGGCTCCTCGCCACGGAGTTCCGCACCTTCGCCGCCCTTCTGGACCGGACGGAGGTCGCACTCCGAAGGCTTTGGTGCCGAATGTGGGACGAGGGATCCGCCACCGGGCGGGCACTCGTCGTCCTGGGGGCCGTCACCTTCATGGCCGGGGCGGCCGTCGTGGCCGGGCGCCTGTTCACGCGGTAG